A single genomic interval of Sphingobium sp. EM0848 harbors:
- a CDS encoding right-handed parallel beta-helix repeat-containing protein gives MKTGWAIALPALLLSSGLVAQAHAETYYVDANRGDDRSSGTSESQPWRTLAHLGDFPFQPGDRILLAAGSVWKEPLTIKRSGKAGSPITIAATGEGPRPRIETGGVSSYAIGVIDADHVTVEGLEVTNNAPMPASRIGVLVSAENRGVTRGIRISDIYVHDVRGTNDRKDNGGIVFRATGTHRATRFQDLTIERNILWRVDRSGIAGISDRVSLPSWFPSRKVVIRDNYLEDIGGDGIVPRGTDGALIEHNIVRYAGSRAPGYNAGIWQWSTDNSLIQLNEAAFTRTRYDGQGFDSDFNSRRTTFLYNYSHDNAGGFLLICSPQRDGRDNLGNRGTVARFNVSRNDGTRIFQLSGNVSDVLIEKNVIHVGKAMDIQMVVATQWDGWAHKVRFVGNSFKVAGTARYGRESGRNGPDYLIQAGFAPARSIRFKRNSYLGSHVDLPSDGLGRPSIAYEEPASDWQVPAFDPARPDGFSDFLVRHRAWMLAMLQRELGTPVLLQQPRRHSIFEARR, from the coding sequence GTGAAGACCGGCTGGGCCATCGCCCTTCCAGCGCTGTTATTGTCATCAGGCCTTGTCGCGCAGGCCCATGCCGAAACCTATTATGTCGATGCCAATCGCGGCGACGATCGATCCAGCGGCACGAGCGAAAGCCAGCCCTGGCGCACATTGGCGCATCTGGGCGATTTTCCTTTCCAGCCCGGCGACCGCATCCTGCTGGCGGCGGGATCGGTATGGAAGGAACCGCTGACGATCAAGCGGTCGGGCAAGGCCGGATCGCCCATCACCATCGCAGCAACTGGCGAGGGTCCCCGACCGCGCATTGAGACGGGCGGCGTTTCTTCCTATGCGATCGGCGTGATCGACGCGGATCATGTCACGGTGGAGGGGCTGGAGGTCACCAATAACGCCCCCATGCCAGCATCCCGCATCGGCGTGCTGGTGTCGGCCGAAAATCGGGGCGTGACACGGGGCATCCGCATCAGCGACATCTATGTCCACGATGTTCGCGGCACCAATGACCGCAAGGATAATGGCGGGATCGTTTTCCGCGCGACCGGAACGCATCGGGCAACCCGTTTCCAGGATCTGACGATCGAGCGAAACATCCTGTGGCGCGTCGACCGTTCGGGCATCGCCGGTATCAGCGACCGGGTTTCCCTGCCGAGCTGGTTTCCCAGCAGAAAAGTCGTCATCCGGGATAATTATCTGGAAGATATTGGCGGGGACGGCATCGTGCCGCGCGGAACCGACGGCGCGCTGATCGAACATAATATCGTCCGCTACGCCGGCAGCAGGGCGCCCGGCTACAATGCCGGGATCTGGCAGTGGAGCACCGACAACAGCTTGATCCAGTTGAACGAGGCCGCCTTTACCCGCACGCGCTATGACGGTCAGGGTTTCGATTCCGACTTCAACTCGCGCCGGACGACCTTCCTCTATAATTACAGCCATGACAATGCGGGCGGTTTCCTGCTGATCTGCTCGCCCCAGCGCGACGGCAGGGACAATCTCGGCAATCGCGGCACGGTGGCCCGGTTCAATGTCAGCCGGAACGACGGAACGCGGATATTCCAGCTTTCCGGCAATGTGTCGGACGTGCTGATCGAAAAAAATGTGATCCATGTCGGCAAGGCGATGGACATTCAGATGGTGGTCGCGACGCAATGGGACGGATGGGCGCACAAGGTCCGCTTCGTCGGCAACAGCTTCAAAGTGGCGGGCACGGCGCGCTATGGCCGCGAAAGCGGGCGAAACGGCCCTGATTATCTGATCCAGGCCGGATTCGCCCCTGCCCGGTCCATCCGTTTCAAGCGGAACAGCTATTTAGGCAGCCATGTCGATCTGCCCAGCGATGGGCTTGGCCGGCCCTCCATCGCCTATGAGGAACCGGCTTCGGACTGGCAGGTGCCGGCCTTTGACCCCGCCAGGCCCGATGGATTCTCCGATTTTCTCGTTCGTCATCGGGCCTGGATGCTGGCCATGCTGCAACGGGAGCTGGGAACGCCGGTCCTATTACAACAACCGCGCCGCCATTCTATCTTCGAAGCGCGGCGATAG
- a CDS encoding tyrosine-protein phosphatase → MTKMRATMLTMGMSALSLAAMPASARVADAQAERISGNSIRLSWTGAAKVDVYQADRADADIATSRLVSAADADGGQTVTVDPVKRPYFLLRDRSDNSVVTVSERLVPLAQGSNFRDIGGYRTTDGRQVKWGLIYRSGASAMLTADDLAKVHALGLRNMVDLRSDEERQLAPSKIDGVHYSAIGYSMTGMTKGNLKNGGALYRNLPEQLAPQMRIIFDILKRQEGPVEYNCSAGQDRTGFATALILSALDVPRDVILQDYHLSTTYRQPRFELPPINAALYPDNPVAQMFAHFQSNPASTRAEPLKDPDGKAFLTSAFEEIDSRWGSVENYLQQEVGVSAVDIAALRQAYLQ, encoded by the coding sequence ATGACAAAGATGCGCGCCACCATGCTGACAATGGGCATGAGCGCCCTGTCACTGGCCGCCATGCCGGCATCGGCCCGCGTGGCCGATGCGCAGGCGGAGCGGATTTCCGGCAACAGTATCAGGCTGAGCTGGACCGGCGCCGCCAAGGTGGATGTCTATCAGGCCGACCGGGCGGACGCGGATATCGCAACGTCCCGTCTGGTCTCGGCCGCCGATGCGGATGGCGGCCAGACCGTCACGGTCGATCCGGTCAAGCGCCCCTATTTCCTGCTGCGCGACCGATCGGACAACAGCGTCGTCACCGTGTCGGAACGGCTGGTTCCGCTGGCGCAGGGGTCGAATTTCCGGGACATTGGCGGCTATCGGACGACGGACGGGCGGCAGGTCAAATGGGGCCTCATCTACCGTTCGGGCGCGTCGGCCATGCTGACGGCGGACGATCTGGCAAAGGTCCATGCCCTCGGCCTGCGCAACATGGTCGATCTCCGTTCGGATGAGGAAAGGCAGCTTGCACCATCGAAGATCGATGGCGTGCACTATTCGGCCATCGGCTATTCGATGACGGGGATGACGAAGGGCAATCTGAAAAATGGCGGCGCGCTCTACCGCAATCTCCCCGAACAGCTCGCCCCGCAGATGCGCATCATCTTCGACATATTGAAGCGACAGGAAGGGCCGGTCGAATATAATTGCTCGGCCGGACAGGACCGCACCGGCTTTGCCACCGCGCTGATCCTGTCGGCGCTGGATGTCCCGCGCGACGTGATCCTGCAGGATTATCACCTCTCGACCACCTATCGCCAGCCGCGCTTCGAATTGCCGCCGATCAACGCGGCGCTCTATCCCGACAATCCGGTGGCGCAGATGTTCGCTCATTTCCAGAGCAATCCCGCCTCCACCAGGGCCGAGCCGCTCAAGGACCCCGATGGCAAGGCATTTCTGACCAGCGCTTTCGAAGAAATCGACAGCCGCTGGGGCTCTGTCGAAAATTATCTCCAGCAGGAGGTCGGCGTCAGCGCCGTCGATATTGCCGCGCTCAGGCAGGCCTATCTGCAATAA
- a CDS encoding cupin domain-containing protein, which translates to MQIDDFDIDLFLRDQWQKRPALIRNPWKSWVNPLTPEELAGLACEDDVESRLIEQVGDSWTLAHGPFAAARFAKLGKQPWTLLVQAVDHHVPDVTALIEPFRFVPNWRIDDVMVSYATDGGGVGPHFDQYDVFLLQGLGKRCWRVGPRCDESTPLRPHDDLRLLAGFEATDEWVLEPGDILYVPPGFAHDGVAVGDDCMTYSIGFRAPSRSELIADWCDHVVEQMQDDDRYADPDLQVQANPGEIAPSALDRLHAMIAEKMLDRDAFARWFGTYNSVRKYPEIDWQPDEPIDMADLRDFLAARTPLCRNPASRFSFIRRGENAVLLFVDGQGFECSGETALLAEALCAGDRLQPASDLAHSPAALTLLAALLDQGNLAFEQED; encoded by the coding sequence ATGCAGATTGACGATTTCGACATCGACCTTTTCCTTCGCGATCAGTGGCAGAAGCGGCCCGCCCTGATCCGCAATCCGTGGAAATCATGGGTCAACCCGCTCACCCCCGAAGAGCTTGCGGGTCTGGCCTGCGAGGACGATGTCGAATCGCGATTGATCGAGCAGGTGGGCGATAGCTGGACGCTGGCGCATGGGCCGTTCGCCGCCGCCCGATTTGCGAAGCTGGGCAAACAGCCATGGACGCTGCTGGTTCAGGCAGTGGATCATCATGTGCCGGACGTCACCGCGCTTATCGAGCCATTCCGGTTCGTGCCCAATTGGCGGATCGACGATGTGATGGTCAGCTACGCCACGGATGGCGGCGGCGTGGGGCCGCATTTCGACCAATATGACGTGTTCCTGCTTCAGGGGCTGGGCAAGCGCTGCTGGCGGGTGGGGCCGCGCTGCGACGAATCGACCCCGTTGCGACCGCATGACGATCTTCGCCTGCTTGCGGGCTTCGAGGCGACGGACGAGTGGGTGCTGGAACCGGGCGACATATTATATGTGCCGCCCGGTTTCGCCCATGATGGCGTTGCGGTGGGCGACGATTGCATGACCTATTCGATCGGCTTCCGCGCGCCCTCGCGGAGCGAGTTGATCGCGGACTGGTGCGATCATGTCGTCGAACAGATGCAGGATGACGACCGTTACGCCGATCCGGATTTGCAGGTACAGGCCAATCCCGGCGAAATTGCCCCATCGGCGCTTGACCGGCTGCACGCGATGATCGCGGAGAAAATGCTGGACCGCGATGCGTTCGCGCGCTGGTTCGGTACCTATAACAGCGTCCGCAAATATCCGGAAATCGACTGGCAGCCTGACGAACCGATCGACATGGCCGATCTGCGCGATTTCCTTGCCGCGCGCACGCCATTGTGCCGCAATCCGGCGAGCCGTTTTTCCTTCATCCGGCGGGGCGAAAATGCGGTCCTGCTGTTCGTCGACGGCCAGGGTTTCGAATGCTCGGGCGAAACAGCGTTGCTGGCCGAAGCGCTTTGCGCCGGGGATCGCCTGCAACCGGCGTCCGACCTTGCCCATTCACCGGCGGCGCTGACCTTGCTGGCCGCGCTGCTCGATCAGGGCAACCTGGCTTTCGAGCAGGAGGATTGA
- a CDS encoding SulP family inorganic anion transporter, whose amino-acid sequence MQRRDAIAGLSIAGLMLPEAIAYAGIAGLPPQRAILAAMAGAVAYLILGRSRFAIISPTSSSAAILAAALASLPPGAAPAGAVATLVILMVGAMFCIMAAARLGGLASFISRPVLRGFAFGLAITIIIKQLPIVVGLPLHGSTIGALLLALLEKAGSWHLASIATALAALAALLLLRRMPSLPGAFLVLVGGIGASALLDLPGRGVATVGMIDLMPRWEGMGWPGWQELSRVAQLAAPIVLILFAESWGTMRNLALRHGDRVEPNREMAALGLSNIAAALVQGMPVGAGFSAGSAAEAAGARTRWTGLVAGGALAALVILAMPLVARLPEPVLAAVVVAALLHALDPAPLIRLWRIRRDCVAALGAAVGVLMLGVLDGMLFAIALSLALLIRRLATPELRQLGQLEAGHDYVDLARHPDAVSPPGMMIVRPAEPLFFANAERVLGRVVELLGQHADRRMLILSLEESFDLDSTALDALLEFDTLMRARGIRLQLARVRDHVRDLMLAAGATDLIAQSSYSVDDAVQALKSTDPRQEKK is encoded by the coding sequence ATGCAGAGGCGTGATGCCATCGCAGGGCTTTCGATTGCGGGCCTGATGTTGCCCGAGGCGATAGCCTATGCCGGCATAGCCGGACTGCCGCCGCAACGCGCGATCCTGGCGGCCATGGCCGGTGCGGTGGCCTATCTGATCCTGGGGCGCAGCCGTTTCGCCATCATTTCCCCGACCTCCTCCTCGGCCGCGATCCTGGCGGCGGCACTGGCGTCGCTGCCGCCCGGCGCGGCGCCGGCGGGCGCTGTCGCGACACTCGTGATCCTCATGGTCGGCGCGATGTTCTGCATCATGGCGGCAGCGCGGCTGGGTGGCCTGGCCAGCTTCATCTCGCGCCCGGTGCTGCGTGGCTTCGCCTTTGGGCTGGCGATCACGATCATCATCAAGCAATTGCCGATCGTGGTCGGCCTGCCCTTGCATGGATCGACTATTGGCGCGCTGCTACTTGCCCTGCTGGAGAAGGCGGGAAGCTGGCATTTGGCGAGCATCGCCACGGCCCTTGCCGCGCTGGCGGCGCTGCTGTTGCTGCGGCGCATGCCGTCCCTGCCGGGTGCTTTTCTCGTACTGGTCGGTGGCATCGGTGCTTCGGCGTTGCTGGACCTGCCCGGTCGGGGCGTTGCAACGGTGGGCATGATCGACCTGATGCCCCGCTGGGAGGGGATGGGCTGGCCGGGCTGGCAGGAATTGTCGCGCGTCGCCCAGCTTGCCGCGCCCATCGTCCTGATCCTCTTTGCCGAGAGCTGGGGTACGATGCGCAACCTTGCCTTGCGCCATGGCGACAGGGTGGAACCCAATCGGGAAATGGCCGCGCTGGGCCTTTCCAACATCGCCGCCGCACTGGTACAGGGCATGCCGGTGGGCGCGGGATTTTCCGCCGGGTCCGCCGCAGAGGCAGCCGGTGCGCGAACCCGCTGGACCGGGCTGGTAGCCGGGGGCGCATTGGCGGCACTGGTGATTCTGGCCATGCCGTTGGTTGCTCGTCTGCCGGAGCCGGTGCTGGCGGCGGTCGTTGTCGCGGCGCTGCTCCATGCCCTCGATCCCGCACCGCTGATCCGCCTGTGGCGCATTCGTCGCGATTGCGTGGCGGCACTGGGCGCGGCGGTAGGCGTCCTGATGCTGGGGGTGCTCGACGGCATGCTCTTTGCCATTGCCTTGTCGTTGGCGCTGCTGATCCGGCGGCTGGCGACGCCGGAATTGAGGCAATTGGGTCAGTTGGAAGCGGGACATGACTATGTCGACCTCGCCCGTCATCCCGATGCGGTCAGCCCGCCCGGCATGATGATCGTGCGCCCGGCCGAGCCGCTGTTCTTTGCCAATGCCGAGCGGGTGCTGGGCCGTGTCGTCGAACTGCTGGGCCAACATGCCGACCGGCGCATGCTGATCCTCAGCCTTGAAGAGAGTTTCGATCTGGACAGTACGGCGCTGGATGCCCTGCTGGAATTCGATACGCTGATGCGGGCGCGTGGGATCAGGCTGCAACTCGCGCGGGTGCGCGATCATGTCCGCGATCTGATGCTGGCCGCCGGAGCAACTGATCTCATCGCACAGAGCAGCTACAGTGTCGATGATGCCGTGCAGGCGCTCAAGAGTACAGACCCGCGACAGGAGAAGAAATGA
- a CDS encoding spermidine synthase encodes MQAREFIGSAQVPGGAELTLYRRGGDFMIVLDGNELMSSRMSGSEEALAHLSCERLRGRARPHLLIGGYGMGFTLRAALAALGVDGQVTVAELVPEIVDWARGPMAELMAGCLDDPRVRLLQADVADVIGAGKGTYDAILLDVDNGPDGLVRQANDRLYSAQGIAAAIAALKPGGILAIWSAAPDAAFARRLSRAGLAVDEVVVRARSNGKGPRHIIWFATRRGG; translated from the coding sequence ATGCAGGCGCGCGAATTTATCGGATCGGCCCAGGTGCCCGGCGGGGCGGAGCTTACCCTCTATCGTCGCGGCGGCGACTTCATGATCGTGCTGGACGGCAATGAGTTGATGAGCAGCCGGATGAGCGGATCGGAGGAGGCGCTGGCCCATCTTAGCTGCGAACGGCTGCGCGGCCGTGCACGGCCGCATCTGCTGATCGGCGGCTATGGCATGGGCTTCACGCTGCGCGCCGCGCTGGCTGCGCTTGGCGTGGACGGGCAGGTCACCGTCGCGGAACTGGTGCCGGAAATCGTCGACTGGGCGCGCGGGCCGATGGCGGAGCTGATGGCTGGATGCCTGGACGATCCGCGCGTGCGCCTGTTGCAAGCGGATGTCGCGGACGTGATCGGCGCCGGAAAGGGGACTTATGACGCGATTCTCCTTGATGTGGACAATGGACCTGATGGGCTGGTGCGTCAGGCGAACGACCGCCTCTATTCGGCGCAGGGCATTGCGGCGGCCATAGCGGCGCTCAAGCCCGGCGGAATATTGGCGATATGGTCCGCAGCGCCGGACGCGGCCTTTGCCCGCCGCCTTTCCCGCGCCGGTCTGGCCGTCGACGAGGTGGTCGTGCGCGCCCGCAGCAACGGCAAGGGACCCCGGCACATCATCTGGTTCGCCACCCGGCGCGGGGGCTGA
- a CDS encoding ParB-like protein, translating into MMPHVSPEPLLHSVALADLRPTQMTVGLIEVARKRHEWSVRADGDRPDFLGRHMIPVVIGPKGRRWMVDHHHLARALHDEGVEHVLVSVVADLGHLKPDAFLTYMDNRNWLHPFDDKGQRRDYKALPKHIGKLTDDPYRSLAGELRRAGGFAKVDILYSEFLWANFLRGRIKPSRLEHGFQDCLGTALTLSRSRDAAHLPGWAGSVE; encoded by the coding sequence ATGATGCCCCATGTCAGCCCCGAACCCCTGCTGCACTCGGTAGCGTTGGCCGATCTGCGCCCCACACAGATGACCGTCGGCCTGATCGAGGTGGCCCGCAAACGCCATGAATGGAGCGTGCGCGCGGATGGCGACCGGCCGGATTTCCTGGGCCGCCACATGATCCCGGTAGTGATTGGCCCCAAGGGGCGGCGCTGGATGGTCGACCATCATCATCTTGCCCGCGCCCTTCACGACGAGGGCGTGGAGCATGTGCTGGTCAGCGTGGTCGCTGATCTGGGGCATCTGAAGCCCGATGCTTTCCTGACCTATATGGACAATCGCAACTGGCTTCATCCTTTCGATGACAAGGGGCAGCGGCGGGACTATAAGGCCCTTCCCAAGCATATCGGCAAGCTGACCGACGATCCCTATCGCTCGCTTGCCGGGGAACTGCGTCGCGCGGGTGGTTTCGCCAAGGTCGACATTCTCTATTCCGAATTTCTCTGGGCCAATTTCCTGCGCGGGCGGATCAAGCCGTCCCGCCTGGAGCATGGCTTTCAGGACTGCCTTGGCACGGCGCTGACATTGTCCCGGTCGCGCGATGCGGCGCATCTTCCCGGCTGGGCGGGGAGCGTCGAATAG
- a CDS encoding pentapeptide repeat-containing protein yields MDAHSAERSVSDRTLTRDDFVALRGPHSLFDCDLEEADLSGLDLSGWSFQRCNLRKADFKGARLERSHWQSCRAPFANFTGCDFSETVFIASDLNNASFKRALLEAARFDQCKLTGADLTEVRAIDLHFEETLLINAKLPGLSFRRAVLKRVDFSQADLRKCDFRQASFAECSLREANMHGCRFDSADLRGADLGGLRLVDASPFRGATISREQAAQLLSELGLNIR; encoded by the coding sequence ATGGACGCCCATTCTGCCGAACGATCGGTTAGCGATCGAACATTAACCCGCGACGATTTCGTTGCGTTGCGCGGCCCGCATTCGCTCTTCGACTGCGATCTTGAGGAGGCGGATCTGTCGGGTCTCGACCTGTCGGGATGGTCTTTCCAGCGATGCAATCTGCGGAAAGCGGATTTCAAGGGCGCCAGGCTTGAACGCTCGCATTGGCAATCCTGCCGGGCGCCCTTTGCCAATTTCACTGGATGTGATTTCAGCGAAACGGTGTTCATCGCCAGCGATCTCAACAATGCGTCTTTCAAGCGCGCCCTGCTCGAAGCCGCGCGGTTCGATCAATGCAAGCTTACCGGCGCCGACCTCACCGAAGTGCGGGCGATAGACCTTCATTTCGAGGAAACGCTGCTCATCAACGCCAAGCTGCCCGGCCTTTCCTTTCGGCGCGCCGTGCTGAAACGCGTGGACTTCTCGCAGGCCGATCTGCGCAAATGCGATTTCCGTCAGGCGAGTTTCGCCGAATGCAGCCTGCGCGAAGCGAATATGCACGGATGCCGCTTCGACAGCGCCGATCTGCGGGGAGCGGATCTTGGCGGCCTTCGCCTTGTCGACGCCAGCCCCTTCCGCGGCGCCACCATTTCCCGCGAGCAGGCAGCCCAGCTTCTCAGCGAACTGGGTCTCAACATCCGGTGA
- a CDS encoding cation diffusion facilitator family transporter encodes MAKTGRLAHVRKNIVLYGALLANVGIAIAKFIAAALTGSSSMLTEGVHSLVDSGNQLLLLYGQAQAKRPADAAHPFGYGRELYFWAFVVAILIFAVGAGVSVYEGWVHIEQPEPLRDPGVNYVVLAIAFLLEGSSWTIAVREFGRQRGPSSWWQSIRRSKDPAGFIVLFEDSAALIGLVFAALGVWASHYFGDPRLDGIASIAIGLALGMVAILLAREAKGLLIGESADAGIIETVWRLLDQRPEITAVNHIRTIHTAPDAVFVAISADFADELRMGRAESLIEELESAMKAAIPELTSIYIRPEKREDAIVQPRPF; translated from the coding sequence ATGGCGAAAACGGGTCGTCTTGCGCATGTCCGGAAAAATATCGTCCTTTATGGCGCGCTGCTGGCCAATGTCGGGATCGCGATCGCCAAATTCATTGCGGCGGCGCTGACCGGCTCATCCTCCATGCTGACGGAGGGGGTACATTCGCTGGTCGACAGCGGCAACCAGTTGCTGCTGCTCTACGGTCAGGCGCAGGCGAAGCGGCCCGCCGATGCCGCGCATCCCTTCGGCTACGGCCGCGAACTTTATTTCTGGGCCTTTGTCGTGGCGATCCTGATCTTCGCCGTGGGGGCGGGGGTGTCGGTCTATGAAGGCTGGGTCCATATCGAGCAGCCCGAGCCGCTTCGCGATCCGGGCGTGAACTATGTCGTTCTGGCCATTGCCTTTCTGCTCGAGGGCAGCAGCTGGACGATTGCGGTGCGGGAGTTTGGTCGCCAGCGGGGACCGAGTAGCTGGTGGCAATCCATCCGCCGGTCCAAGGACCCGGCTGGTTTCATCGTCCTGTTCGAGGATAGCGCGGCGCTGATCGGTCTGGTCTTCGCGGCGCTCGGGGTCTGGGCCAGCCATTATTTCGGGGACCCGCGGCTGGACGGCATTGCGTCCATCGCCATCGGGCTGGCGCTGGGCATGGTGGCGATATTGCTGGCGCGCGAGGCCAAGGGGTTGTTGATCGGGGAAAGCGCTGATGCGGGCATTATCGAGACCGTCTGGCGCCTGCTCGACCAGCGGCCGGAAATCACCGCCGTCAACCATATCCGCACCATCCATACCGCGCCCGATGCGGTGTTCGTGGCGATCAGCGCGGACTTTGCCGACGAGTTGCGCATGGGCCGGGCCGAAAGCCTGATCGAGGAGCTGGAAAGCGCCATGAAAGCGGCCATCCCCGAGCTCACCTCCATCTATATCCGCCCGGAAAAGCGGGAGGATGCGATCGTTCAGCCGCGACCATTCTGA
- a CDS encoding pseudouridine synthase encodes MTRLILFNKPYGVITQFTDARSPTVRPTLSDYIDVPCVYPAGRLDLDSEGLLLLTDDGRLQARVADPKFKMPKTYLVQVEGDPQEAALDQLRRGVRLKDGMTRPAEVESIAPPSLWPRDPPVRFRKTVPDGWIRLTIREGRNRQVRRMTAAVGLPTLRLVRWSIGDWTIAGIQPGEWRDAPPNR; translated from the coding sequence ATGACGCGGCTGATCCTGTTCAACAAGCCCTATGGGGTCATCACCCAGTTCACAGATGCACGTTCTCCCACCGTTCGGCCGACCTTGTCCGACTATATCGACGTGCCGTGCGTCTATCCCGCGGGGCGGCTCGATCTGGACAGCGAGGGGCTGTTGCTGCTGACCGATGACGGACGGTTGCAGGCGCGCGTCGCCGATCCGAAATTCAAGATGCCCAAAACCTATCTCGTCCAGGTGGAAGGCGACCCGCAGGAGGCCGCGCTGGATCAGCTGAGGCGCGGTGTCCGGCTGAAGGACGGCATGACGCGCCCCGCCGAAGTGGAGTCCATCGCTCCCCCGTCGCTCTGGCCCCGTGATCCTCCGGTCCGTTTTCGCAAGACCGTGCCGGATGGCTGGATCAGGCTGACGATCAGGGAAGGGCGCAACCGGCAGGTCCGCAGGATGACCGCCGCAGTCGGCCTTCCGACGCTCAGGCTGGTGCGGTGGAGCATCGGGGACTGGACGATAGCGGGCATCCAGCCTGGCGAGTGGCGGGACGCTCCCCCCAATCGGTGA